From one Humulus lupulus chromosome 8, drHumLupu1.1, whole genome shotgun sequence genomic stretch:
- the LOC133794930 gene encoding cysteine-rich receptor-like protein kinase 44, whose amino-acid sequence MDGQFSAKSDVFSFGVILLEIISGKKNNSSHLSEKSQTLIRYAWQLWREGKELEFVDPVMMESSPTEDLTRCMHIGLLCVQEDRNDRPTMSSVVVLLGSGTVSLPQPRQPAFFVPKVIPINQSSLTNRSESGLTVSSVFSSALP is encoded by the exons ATGGATGGACAATTCTCAGCAAAATCAGATGTGTTCAGCTTTGGTGTGATCTTGCTTGAGATCATTAGTGGGAAGAAGAATAACAGCTCTCACCTTTCTGAAAAGTCTCAGACACTCATCAGatat GCGTGGCAACTATGGAGGGAAGGGAAGGAGCTGGAGTTCGTGGACCCAGTGATGATGGAATCAAGCCCAACCGAAGACCTTACAAGATGTATGCATATTGGGCTTTTGTGTGTGCAGGAAGATCGAAACGACAGGCCCACCATGTCGTCTGTGGTGGTTCTGTTGGGAAGTGGAACAGTATCACTTCCCCAGCCAAGACAACCTGCTTTTTTTGTGCCAAAAGTTATACCAATCAACCAGTCTTCGTTAACAAACCGTTCTGAATCTGGTCTTACTGTTTCTAGTGTATTTTCTAGTGCTTTGCCATGA